gtttaacaatattttttgatattggccaccgtttatgagttatttacgaaaaactaaaaaaagggacattagaagtgattataattaaatttcccgcgttaatatctctttgaatattgatcctagcgaaaaattgtactgaacctttcttgtagacaattttatgcagattacttatgtaatagaagtAATAGAAAATTTTTTGGTATGCGCCaccgccaccgtttaagagtaatttacgaaaaactaaaaaaagggacctttaatgtcaaatatctcacttcctgtcaagatttcgatcaagcaaccggcaaattcggattcagcggggtctaattaggttaaaaaacctgGTTGcttaaaagtaatatgatttgccagtcgcatcaagaaggagagcgattttgaatttttttgtctAGTCTAGTAGCACAGTCGCGTtattatcgcttgtcaccatgcctgtcacgttctaacaatagtaggtatgtaagtgcgaaagggacgcgcatagtgataggtgataaaaatggaaccgtgctgcgcccgcagggGTTAATTATGATAGTACCTTGGATAATTTgaagatttattattattttttcagaTAAACCCAATGTCCACTATACCGGTGCTGAAAGACGGAAACCTCACTGTGTCAGAAAGGTATATGCTTTTTGTGTGTCTAAAGGCCAGGTCACACCGGCTgcgtgcgtagacgtgcacgtgcgcgtgcgctaaaatgttggagctgCGCACGCACACgccacgcaagcggtgtgtcgtCTCTCATAAAGAACTGTACATTAcaacgtgcacgtgcacgtctacgcacacgcacccggtgtgcacaggcctttagtgTCATTTCACgtcatcaaaataataataaataaaacttatcgatattaaactttcgtgagacatgttttaaattgtttatacgacaacggtttcactcacttgaatttttagtcgatattggcgacatgtttcgggcccgtctaCTAAAAAATttaagtgagtgaaaccgttcccgttgtcgtataaacaataaataaaactattgaatttAAACTGCCATGAGAGTCTGAAGTCACCTCAAgtattttttagtcactcgagatgtttcggagagcctaagTCATTAAATTTTGTTCTCATGGTATTCTTACTTTATTTCAGTCACGCGATAATCCTATATCTCCTGAACAAGTATGGCGGCAAACATAAGGAGACGCTCTACCCTTCCGACTCGGCCACGCGCGCCATAGTCGACCAGTGCCTTTACTTCGACGCCGGCGTGCTGTTCCGGCAAATTCTGGAAGTGTCTGTAAGTTTCTCACTAGACCAACATTCGGAAACAAAAGCCTGGAttttattagtaggtaccttACGAACAGCCGTGCGCTACTTACCTTCAGTTCACTTAATTATTACCCCTCATATGCTTAGACACGTGGATGAACTTTCTGTAAGATGACGAAGCGTGCGCTGTGGATCTGAAATTCTGaaggtatgcatttttttttacttgtattttttaattCCAGAGACCATCATTCGCTGGCAAATCAAACGGTCCCACCAAAAAGAACATATTCGACATAGAGGAGGGTTACTCTATCATCGAAGCATATTTAGAGAGCCGGCCGTACGTGGCCGCGGACCATCTGACTGTGGCAGACATCTCGCTCGGCTCTACGACAGCTGCGTTGCAGGGGATCCACGCTTTGGACgctaataagtacctaagtttAATAAGTAAGCTAGACGGTCCCACCAAAAATAATATATACGACATAAAGGAGGGTTACGCCGTGGTAGAGGCATAGGTATGTACTTGGAGAGCCGGCGATAAGTGGCCGCGGACCATCCGACTGTGGCGGACATCTCGCTTGGCTCTACTTTGggccctaacctaaccctccatCTTGAATACCCAGATGGAGGGTTAATGCCGTGGTCAAGACATAGATACAGTCAGCGTAACGTAATATgtagttcggtacaccatatataatttgtatggcgtaccgaactatttgaatactttggatgctatacctactatacgacgctgactgtaTCTACTTAGAGAGCCGGTCGTACAGTCGCTATCATGTATATCGAAGCGGCCAAATTACATAGAGAGAGCCAATAGGGGCTTTGTTCAGAAAAGTATGGACAACTTGACAGCTCCTGTACCCTGTATCTGATGGCGTCTATACTTATCTACGTCGCCGCAGAGTATCTGATACCGGCAGACATCTCGCTCGGATCTGTTGTTGCGGCGTTGCAGGACACCATCAGTTCGAACAATTCAAGCATTTGACCGCTAGAGATGGCCACAGGCGCGCATGGTTACAATTTCATATTAACCTTCGTGCATTCGTTATACCTATAGAGAATAGGCATGGCAttccatcgcccacactgttaactgtacacctgtacaccttatgccttttgtaaaggggctcactgattacgagttcgccggacgatatcagcctgtcatttaaacgcaaaatttgacagttctgaACAACTGACCCGCTCCgctccggcgaactggtaatctgtgggcccctttataaggtccaccgatgtacagttaggagtagggttgccaaccgtactatattattgaccggagcgtagcgaaggtctacgtttcgactggagcattttgcttttgtatgtccggatgttctcctctacaggtcgcaattcttgaccgaatctcgtgaaattttgtgactggattctatgtctaaataatttttttttgtccgtccggttttttgatttttttttaaatggcggagtcgtgatagctcgcgcctaaacaaatagtggtatcggtaccatacgagtgttttctttttgagatatgtttatagattaaatggccaaaatttcagaaaatttatttcgctggtttcggaggtattgagatatttaattttaactaattttaatttgagaaggagtagctaaatttcgtcaacccatccaagaactatttggctcagtttgtaaacgtccgatttttctgtttgcacagagggtctgggttcgatccccagtaattgtatgcggGGATATTtatatctttttgtatttttttacacataaatttcgtattgttttttttttaatttactatatttaaagctcttagcaccatgttatttaaagctctgctcgcgaggtctacagctcacagagccactagtatagtattgtactatattttggctctctgtactacaTTTATAtactttggaaaaatatatagtacgctaaaatactatatttccgattaaacgtatattacactcatgtttagtattttatctaaaagtactatatttttttgaaatgtactatatttttgatgccttattatggaaaatactatattccaccaaaaaaaagttggcaaccctagttaggagtgttgctgtttgtccAAAGGACTAAAACATTAACGATCTCTATTTGTCGTAGGTTCCCGAAGACAAAAGCGTGGTTGGAGCGTCTCTCCACAGAAAGCTACTTCAAGGAGATAAACACACCGGGCGCTGCCTTGTTGGCCAAGATGCTCAGACACTTCTGGAAacagaataataaataatgaataaagaATGATTCAACTTCTTATCGTCATTTTACTTGTTCTGGGTCATCTAGCGGCAGTAAGATACACCATTTAAAAATTTCTTGCGCGCTTTGCTTACTTATCAATACATTGTTACTTTGTCCATAGATGTCACTACTGGTCTTAAGAGAGATATTTACTAGCGAATAATATGAAATATTAggaaaatatgtatttaaaaaatatctatGTTTTCAATATTAAAGTTAATAGCGTATTTGTGATCTTGTTTATTAATCAACCATGTAATAAAAAGAGACATTACCTTCATTGAACATTCTGAAATTTTTGAACTTGATCTGTAGGCGCCATCTAGGATTTTACTTGCAAACTGCTTAACACAAGTAAAGTGACAGAGAACGGCTATATTAGGACTTCGCACGGAACGGAACAGGTATTAAATACTAGTTGTCAAATACGCGGTACCGGTACGGGTACGAATACCAGTTGCAACGCTCGTAACGGCAGAAACGTGTACGGCGAAGTGCGATCGACTCGTCGATGCGCAGCTGTCCGCGCCGCGCTTGTCAATTTTAAGTTTTCCGAATCGCGTGtgtaaataaacaaattattttacttttcatTGCGGATAATATAATGAAGTGATACAAATGTTTGTTTAAAACCGTGTTTACTAACAGTGGAGCGTTTGAATAAACCCGTAACCGCTTCTCGCAATGACAAGGGAGAGCACTCGGTTACCATTTGAGAAACCCGGAGGCATACAATGTTTCATGTGGCTTAATTGATGCCTCGTATTTGCTGATAAGTGTATACGTTGATTTCAAGGACTATTGTGAATCGTTCGGAAGTATTATAATCTTTGTTTCGAGTTTTAGACTCGGTCGTCAGTCGTCAAGAGTACACGTTGAAAATGAGTGTTATAAGTGGTTTGAGTAAAGCTGATTTCAAGACGGCGAGTGATGGGCTGCTGGAGCTATCCGAGGAGAGGCTCCGCAGTATAATGCGTACGGAGCCGATCACAGACGTCTACCACGTGGAACAGACTCCCTTTGCAAGGTTAGTTATTGTTTCCATTCACCTCACCTGTTGAACTTGAATTCAACCGTACGCGACCAAAAATTAGGGGTTAGGTTCTTTATAGTGCCTCCAGACCAACTCGAAATACCAGTTCCAGAAGctatatttaaaaactactgaaataCTTTTTTTGTTCGTCAAAACCTCCCCAAAAAAAGACCCGTTCCCAAGGACAATGTAAACAAAGTAGCTTTTTGCCTGTGCAGGAAGTAGTTAAAATCACCATGAAGGGAAAGAGGGCTTGGCTTGCATTTTAAACGAAACTGTTACATGGTCAATGTCACTGCAAGGCAATAACAAAATGTCTTTTTGTGAGCTCATTTAGCAAAAACTAAAATGTATAGATGCAGACTAGTGTTGTGCAATGAAtacataaaaagtataaaaactaACCTTGAAATTGGAATAAAAGTATGACAAACCAAGTAGtgttgtaatgtatttacaGAATAAATTTTTACAACCTATgatttaatgtttttaaaaCCTCATTAAGTTTGCCATTGATAATGTGTAAATGTGTGAATGTAGGTTGACATTGAGTACATTATTTCATGTATCAGCTATGGAATTTATCAGCATGTTTTTGATAAACATGACTGATGTGAAGCAAGTGCCCCGATAAGGGAAGATAAGGCAGCTATTTTCTTGAACAAGGCCCGTGAATGTTAAGTTCTATCAAACACCTCCATTGGTGTAACTTAAAACAATAGCTGATAATATTCTAGAAATTTTAGTTTATGTTTAATGTACAGAGACAGAGTTTGAGTCTGCCTTTGAGAATAGTTTACTTGTAGTACTTTTCAATGTTAATACCTACATGTTTACATATGGACTATGTCACAGTTTTATCTATGATGACTAGAAATCCTATAATCCGACAGTTTACATGGAGTGTTGGTTTGAAGTGTCTTTTAAGAACTTttaaaactattacttatgctGAGATTTCATTATTAAAGTTGTGCCATGAAATTAACACAACCActtattgtgtttttttttataaacaataTAAACCCTCATTGAATCATATCATTGGACTtgaattttacaattttaaaatcaatATTTGTTTAGCCAAGCAAACATTTAGTAAATATGAAAAACGGGAGCATAATAACTATCAAAGTTTTATAGTTTACTTCGTTAATTTTTTACCATCAGCGAGGAAGTTAAATAAATGCACAATAAATGTTATTTGTCGGTACAGATTACAGATAGTTAATCATGATAAAAACAGCCACAATAGATATATTGTTCTTATAACCTACAGTGCAAATTAAATCTATTTCACAATATATGTACATGACAACAGCATAATAAGGAACATACTTAATAAGGAAATAATAGTCAGAACTTGAAGGAAAATAAGTAATAGGTATTTACATTATATTGATACTATTGCTGTACACAATAACTTCGTACCTATAAATATGTcagaattatatatttatttttattcttatataAGTTAGATCAACCATACCTGTTTACAATATCTGCTTTGTATTGAAGTATACTAATAAGCTGTGCTGTgtctcattttaattttgttttgcctgttgtaaataaaaaagtaaaataaaaactttttacaaaaaaaagcaaaccgacttcaaaaaggatgaaataaaatattatcctctttgaagtctatgcgttaccaactgatatgtttgaagtcggtgccaagccaaattttgaagcataccatgactttggtgcgattcgataaggatttacctacgttggattgacttacacgacgacaatgaacgtactttctgtaacttaaaaatatgtttatacttttcgccttattacaaaggagtaaggtgcaaaagtgtaaacatatcattgacgtcgactggacctaagaacacacctcagaacacacgatcaaaccttcttggcgcagtccgtaccatgtttgtcggcacattagtgtaaatataaatgcatttttttgccgtcgtattttttaaagagcatttcttactaatgctcgaacagtctatagcacgcaagtgtgggattgggactgagttattttccgtcccttatccagaggacaacatttcaaaatattaaacaattaaaggaatttaccttcttgccaaatttcacctaaagcggttcagttgtttagccatgaaaaggcgacaaagaggcagacagaattctttacacatttataatagttattagtacagttctaatgagatttatagccataaatctgattatttttgtctggtactgttactacttggcttggcaccgacttcaaacatatcagttggtaacgcatagacttcaaagaggataatattttatttcatcctttttgaagtcggtttgcttttttttgtaaaaagtttttatttttccatttttagttttaacgcattgtttagagcgcgacgcatgaatgaaaaacaagatcatgtttaacactaaattcgtgtacatACGagtattactttagtaaatatgtgatcagtaattttctcgagtccgtctgggaaattataattcctgtcaactaaaaccatccgcccgccccgccactgacccaatccctcagccccccgaacactcaacctcacagcacatcaacccctgatccaggaacccctagatcctgaaccagcaacctttcaaccgccattccccgaccccttaatccctgaccccttaactcctaaccctaacccccgatcagtagccttaccagcttaccacgagtttgacattgatatattcgctagcatgtgtgtaacttacttcctatgcatctcgctcgtactaaccttagtgtaagcgagatgcataaaaagttacatttagatgcataagacgttagcgaatatgtcaatgtcaaactcgtggtaaggctacagttgcagtacatcaaattggtggttttcggaagcaaatgctcgagttactttagaaaaccccgaaattacttaacacgtgcctttaaaaattgaggagttccatcaattcctcatggattccatcatcagaccagaaccaaaaataatacggaaacaccttggaggtaacttcttccaaacaaaaaaagaattactcaaatcggatcacaggtcggcggagtaatcgctgaacatacttttaaagaaatcatcatcattatcatcaaaataatcatcatcatcaggtctacttcatcaaattggtggttttcgggagaaaatgctcgagttgcttaagaaaacgcccaaaacaccatacatgtgcctttaaaaattgaggagttccctcaattcctcatggatcccatcatcagaacagaaccagaTTAAAATacgaccaactcggaggtagctcctttcaaacaaaaaaagaattactcaaatcggactacggatgtcggagtaatcggtgaacgtacatagaaaaaaaaaaaaagatagccacaaccgaatacagaacctcctccttctatgaaattgaagtcggttaaaaaaacgtaactatagatggtcaagcaaatcttgtcagtagaaaaaggcgcgaaattcaaattttctatgagacgacatcccttcgcgcctacatttttcaaatttaccgcctttttctactgacaagatctgcttgaccaagtatatagaTGGtaaagcagatcttgtcagtagaaaaaggcggcaaatttgaaaaatgtaggcgtgaagggatgtcgtctcatagaaaattttaatttcgcgcctttttctacgaTTTCTACGattaagatttgcttgaccatctataataatTGAATTGATATTTATCATTTATCAGATCACTATTCTTGCGAAATTTACTAATTTTGTAGTAAATTTACTAATTTAGTAAATATAACCAATGAAACCACTAaataaacataagaaatcattaaataaatttaagatttaagcgtgtttttatgttttatctgtggaCTTTCCAAGATGCAGTCGTGACCATGGAGCATATCCAATGTGCCAACCCTGTCTACCCTAATGTTGGTAGCAATgctttagtttattttttacccgactgcgcgacgca
The Cydia splendana chromosome 8, ilCydSple1.2, whole genome shotgun sequence genome window above contains:
- the LOC134793024 gene encoding glutathione S-transferase 1-like, whose product is MRLTKTLFNQACSTARLILYKRDASPPSNAVRMVGAILGLQFDYVEPDLIKGEHKSPEFRKINPMSTIPVLKDGNLTVSESHAIILYLLNKYGGKHKETLYPSDSATRAIVDQCLYFDAGVLFRQILEVSRPSFAGKSNGPTKKNIFDIEEGYSIIEAYLESRPYVAADHLTVADISLGSTTAALQGIHALDANKFPKTKAWLERLSTESYFKEINTPGAALLAKMLRHFWKQNNK